CAGCTTTTGCTTTAGCTGTCGGTTTTATCTGTTTTTCTTTTTGGGTCACAGGTTTTTGAGGTGCCAGCTTATCTTTTAAAGCCTTATATTTATTTACTTCAACAGCAAGCAGTTTTTTCTTTTCAGATTCCGTTAAGCCCTTGGTGCGAAATATTTTGTCTATCTTTTTAAATAATGAATTAAGAAATTTAAATGAATCCGGATGCGATTTTCCTTTGTTGATTCGGATATACTCACCAATGGAACCCAGGAGTTGAATAAGCATAAAAACAATCCTGTCGTTTTTATATCTTGTTTTTAATTGAACCACTTGATCTGCCAGGCGCTTCATCGCGTCATCGGTAATTTCCCAATCGATGGACAGGATAACCTCTTTTAGCTCTTTTAGAGGATATTCTTTCCCATCAACGCTTTCTCCATTAGGTTTTTCAGGTGTTTTATTCCCGGAAAACAAATTATCAAGCTTTCCATCGATCTCATCGACCAGGCTATCATCGATATTCTGCGGCATTAATTATATACCCCCTATTTTAGCTCCTTAATTATAGAAGCAATGGTCATGGAAACAATTTTTTTCATAGTCGGCACCACATTTGTCCCCTTAAGTGCACTTGCCTTAAAAGCCGATGTTTTTAGTTGACTGTTAAGGTCTTTTTGTAACGTTTCCACAGATGTCAGGGGAATTCCCTGTTCTGCCAGGTCCACTTTATTGTATTGCAGGACCAAGGGGATCTTGAAAATACTTTTTTTATAGTTTGCCAGATCTTCTTGAAGGTTTTTAATGGAAAGAACATTCTTTTCCCTTCTGACCATCATTGAATCCGCCACAAAAACAATACCGTCTACCCCTCTTAATACCAGTCTTCTGGTGGCATTATACTTTACCTGTCCCGGAACAGTATAAAGTTGCACCTTCACCTCATATCCATTTACTTTACCAATATCAAAAGGAAGAAAATCGAAAAACAGCGTGCGGTCACCATGGGTTTTAATTGTAACCATCTCTGTTTTTACCCGGGTATTGAATTTTTTATATATATATTCAAGGTTTGTTGTCTTTCCGCCCCTTCCCGGGCCATAATAGACAATTTTAACCTGAACTTCTTTTTTTTTAGGGTTCACAAATGCCATTAAAAAACCTGTTATTTTTTCCGCCTGGCGGTATTTATTTCATCGGTTATACGTTCAGAATGAACCATTACGGAGTATTGATTTCGCTTAAAACTTTTTTTATCATTTCTGCAGCTTCACCCACTTTCAATCTTAAAAAACCCAGCGATATTTCATTGCTGAATATGGTAATCAGCAAAAAATCAGCATCTATTTTATTGAAATGGATGTTCTCTTTTTTTCCCTTATGAAAAAGTAAGGAGAATTCACCTTCCCCAATAATTTTGGCCATGGCGCTGACCGCTCCAAAGTTTCCGGCAGCAAGTGCCGCTAGGGAATAAACATCGTGCTTTATTTTGCCGTTATCTTTGTTGGCAATGATATTACCTGCCATATCGATCAGAAAAACACAACGAACCCCGATATCAACCAGATTCTGCTGTAAAATGTCTTCCATTCTGTCAAGTTGCTCTTGGCCAAGTGTATATGACAATTGTCTTCCTCCAATAAAATATTAATTTTTTGCTATTGATGAATTTCTTAAAAATCTGATTTTGCTTAGATTCATACCTCAACCGCCTCTTTCAGTGGGGTCGTTTTCCTGAAAGCGCAGCACTGTTTAAATTTCCTTTTTAATCCTTTTTTCAAACCTTTAGTATATCAAAATAATTATCCCTTTATCAAGATAAATTTAATGGCTTGGTAAAAACACTTTATTTTTCATCTTGACCGGATTCCGAATCATTAAAATCCATATGAATACCGACATTATTTCCTCCCAGCATCGAAATTTTCAAGTCAGGATACCTTTTTTTAAACACATGAATCATTGACGCATTTTCTCTCAACACGGTTGCGGAAAACCCGGTGTAACCGTTTTTCTTGGCAATTTTTTCTAATAATTCAAGAAGATAAGAGCAAATACCCAT
The sequence above is drawn from the Thermodesulfobacteriota bacterium genome and encodes:
- a CDS encoding GTPase domain-containing protein, which translates into the protein MAFVNPKKKEVQVKIVYYGPGRGGKTTNLEYIYKKFNTRVKTEMVTIKTHGDRTLFFDFLPFDIGKVNGYEVKVQLYTVPGQVKYNATRRLVLRGVDGIVFVADSMMVRREKNVLSIKNLQEDLANYKKSIFKIPLVLQYNKVDLAEQGIPLTSVETLQKDLNSQLKTSAFKASALKGTNVVPTMKKIVSMTIASIIKELK
- a CDS encoding roadblock/LC7 domain-containing protein; amino-acid sequence: MSYTLGQEQLDRMEDILQQNLVDIGVRCVFLIDMAGNIIANKDNGKIKHDVYSLAALAAGNFGAVSAMAKIIGEGEFSLLFHKGKKENIHFNKIDADFLLITIFSNEISLGFLRLKVGEAAEMIKKVLSEINTP